A window of Prolixibacter sp. SD074 contains these coding sequences:
- a CDS encoding superoxide dismutase [Ni] yields MKKLVFITLFVLLAMLSGEAKAHCEIPCGIYGDSLRIQLLKEDIHTVEKSMQMVTQLSGETPVNYNQLVRWVTNKDAHATKIQDVATQYFMFQRIKLSDDPEQQKKNAKMLGLLHELCVYAMKAKQTTDLKYIGLMNDVVDKFAALYFGESEHNHSH; encoded by the coding sequence ATGAAAAAATTGGTATTTATTACACTTTTTGTACTCCTGGCTATGCTTTCAGGTGAAGCCAAAGCTCATTGCGAGATCCCCTGTGGAATTTATGGCGATTCACTTCGTATTCAACTATTAAAAGAAGATATCCACACAGTGGAAAAAAGTATGCAGATGGTAACCCAGTTATCGGGTGAAACGCCTGTTAATTATAACCAGTTGGTCCGGTGGGTGACCAATAAAGATGCGCATGCTACGAAGATTCAGGATGTTGCTACGCAATATTTTATGTTTCAACGTATCAAGTTGAGTGACGATCCGGAGCAACAAAAGAAAAACGCCAAAATGCTGGGCTTATTGCACGAATTATGCGTGTACGCCATGAAAGCGAAACAAACAACCGATTTGAAATACATTGGACTGATGAATGATGTAGTAGATAAATTTGCCGCTCTATACTTCGGAGAGTCAGAGCATAATCATAGTCACTGA
- a CDS encoding HD domain-containing protein: protein MKPLEIIHRYYKRDSKAYNILVTHSQLVTDKALWIAQRHPELNPDPEFIEEAGMLHDIGIIKTHAPDLGCFGELPYLCHGYLGREMLETEGLNEHALVCERHTGVGITAEDVIRNKLPLPERDFVPESVEEQIICFADKFYSKSKNLKKEKSLTEIRNSIGRFGQKNITRFDEWCKLFL from the coding sequence ATGAAACCACTGGAAATTATACACCGCTATTACAAAAGGGACTCAAAAGCGTACAATATTCTCGTTACCCACAGCCAGTTGGTAACTGACAAAGCATTGTGGATCGCACAACGCCACCCCGAATTGAATCCCGATCCGGAGTTTATTGAAGAAGCCGGCATGTTGCATGATATTGGCATTATAAAAACACACGCTCCCGACCTGGGGTGCTTTGGCGAGTTGCCATATTTGTGTCATGGCTATTTGGGGCGCGAAATGCTGGAGACCGAAGGACTAAATGAGCACGCATTGGTATGCGAACGTCACACCGGTGTTGGAATAACCGCTGAAGATGTGATTAGGAATAAACTCCCTCTGCCCGAGCGTGATTTCGTTCCGGAATCAGTTGAAGAGCAAATTATTTGTTTTGCCGATAAGTTTTATTCCAAAAGTAAGAACCTGAAAAAAGAAAAATCGCTAACTGAAATACGGAACTCGATAGGGCGGTTTGGTCAAAAAAACATTACCCGTTTCGATGAGTGGTGCAAACTATTTCTGTAA